The following coding sequences are from one Roseburia hominis A2-183 window:
- a CDS encoding fumarate hydratase, with protein MIRTIQTDEITKNIKEMCIQANHYLSADMDAAMKHAADTEQSELGKKILHQLQDNLKIADEEMIPICQDTGMAVIFLEVGQDVHFEGAAIEDAVNEGVRQGYTEGFLRKSVVGDPLIRENTKDNTPAVIHYSIVPGDQVKITMAPKGFGSENMSRVFMLKPADGIEGVRHAILTAVKDAGPNACPPMVVGVGIGGTFEKCALLAKQALTRPVDEHSDIPYVKDLEEEMLSKINQLGIGPGGLGGTTTALAVNINTYPTHIAGLPVAVNICCHVNRHVVRTL; from the coding sequence ATGATAAGAACAATTCAAACAGATGAGATTACAAAAAATATCAAAGAAATGTGTATACAGGCAAATCATTATCTGTCCGCGGATATGGATGCGGCGATGAAGCATGCCGCTGACACAGAACAGTCTGAACTCGGGAAAAAGATTTTACATCAGCTGCAGGACAATTTAAAGATTGCGGACGAGGAGATGATTCCGATCTGTCAGGACACCGGAATGGCAGTGATCTTTCTGGAAGTCGGACAGGATGTCCATTTTGAGGGCGCAGCGATTGAGGATGCCGTTAACGAGGGAGTCCGTCAGGGATACACAGAGGGATTCCTGCGCAAATCCGTTGTCGGTGATCCGCTCATTCGTGAAAATACAAAAGATAACACGCCGGCAGTCATTCATTATTCCATCGTGCCGGGCGATCAGGTAAAGATCACCATGGCGCCGAAAGGATTCGGCAGTGAAAATATGAGCCGCGTGTTCATGTTAAAACCGGCGGACGGCATCGAGGGAGTCAGGCATGCGATTCTTACCGCCGTAAAGGATGCGGGGCCGAATGCATGTCCGCCGATGGTCGTCGGAGTCGGCATTGGCGGTACATTTGAAAAATGCGCGCTTCTCGCCAAGCAGGCGCTCACGAGACCGGTCGATGAACATTCCGATATCCCCTATGTCAAAGATCTCGAGGAAGAGATGCTTTCAAAGATCAATCAGCTTGGAATCGGACCGGGAGGACTCGGAGGAACGACGACGGCGCTTGCAGTGAACATCAATACCTATCCGACACACATTGCGGGACTTCCGGTGGCTGTCAATATCTGCTGCCACGTGAACCGGCACGTTGTAAGAACACTGTAA
- a CDS encoding Fe-S-containing hydro-lyase, with the protein MDKHIATPITEEVTRDLKAGDYVYLTGTMYVARDAAHKRMIEALDRGEELPIDIKDATIYYMGPSPAREGRPIGSAGPTTATRMDKYAPRLLDLGEKAMIGKGKRSKEVIDAVIRNHAVYFAAIGGAGALLSKCITKSEIVCYEDLGAEAIRKIEVKDFPVIVVIDREGNNLYETAIRQYHTLEEM; encoded by the coding sequence ATGGATAAACATATTGCAACACCAATTACGGAAGAGGTTACCAGAGATTTAAAAGCCGGGGACTATGTCTATCTGACAGGAACCATGTATGTGGCGCGCGATGCGGCACATAAGCGCATGATCGAGGCATTGGACCGGGGCGAGGAGCTTCCGATTGACATCAAGGATGCGACGATCTATTATATGGGACCGTCTCCCGCCAGGGAAGGACGTCCGATCGGATCTGCCGGACCGACCACAGCCACCCGTATGGACAAATACGCTCCGAGACTGTTGGATCTCGGTGAAAAGGCAATGATTGGAAAAGGAAAGCGCTCAAAAGAAGTGATTGACGCGGTGATCCGCAACCACGCCGTCTATTTTGCAGCCATCGGCGGAGCCGGCGCACTGCTTTCCAAATGCATCACAAAATCTGAGATTGTATGCTATGAGGATCTCGGCGCGGAGGCAATCCGCAAGATCGAGGTAAAAGATTTTCCGGTTATCGTCGTGATCGACCGCGAGGGAAACAACCTCTACGAGACAGCAATCCGACAGTATCACACATTAGAAGAAATGTAG
- a CDS encoding FecCD family ABC transporter permease: protein MNDNFLIKRGHFTPLAILFMILLPLVTALICICLGRMNVPVGDVIAVFRDVLTGNEGHAQNYSIVINLRLPRILMAIIVGAGLTCAGNTFQSLFSNPLATPDILGVTSGTCVGAILAIILSCGILETQLIALAFGLASVFFTLKIAGKNENRQVVYLVLAGVIASSLFNAIGSLLKYTADPQDKLPEITYWLMGSFTSATYKKLLIGSPLILIGIVVIYLLRWRLNILSLSEDEAKASGIHLKRTQMIFILASTVITASAVSMCGQVGWIGLLVPHCARMLVGSNNRYVVPISLSLGASFMILIDTLSRTISVIELPLSILTAIIGAPVFISLLNKNRSNLQ, encoded by the coding sequence ATGAATGATAATTTTTTGATCAAACGGGGGCATTTTACACCGCTTGCCATTCTCTTCATGATACTGCTGCCGCTTGTCACCGCACTGATCTGTATCTGCCTCGGCAGAATGAATGTGCCGGTCGGCGACGTGATCGCCGTTTTCCGCGATGTTCTCACGGGAAATGAAGGACATGCGCAGAATTACTCCATTGTAATCAATCTGCGGCTGCCGCGGATTCTGATGGCAATTATTGTGGGAGCAGGTCTTACCTGCGCAGGAAACACGTTCCAATCGCTGTTTTCCAATCCACTGGCAACACCGGACATTCTCGGTGTTACCAGCGGCACCTGCGTGGGAGCGATCCTTGCGATCATCCTTTCCTGCGGTATTCTGGAGACACAGCTCATTGCACTTGCGTTCGGACTTGCCTCCGTATTTTTTACGTTAAAGATCGCAGGAAAAAATGAGAACCGCCAGGTGGTCTATCTTGTGCTGGCAGGCGTGATCGCCTCCTCCCTGTTTAACGCCATCGGCTCTCTGCTGAAATATACTGCCGACCCACAGGACAAGCTTCCGGAAATTACTTACTGGCTGATGGGCAGCTTCACAAGCGCCACTTATAAAAAATTGCTGATCGGTTCTCCGCTCATTCTCATTGGAATCGTCGTCATCTATCTGCTCCGATGGAGACTGAATATTTTATCCTTAAGCGAGGATGAAGCGAAAGCCAGCGGCATCCACTTAAAACGGACACAGATGATATTCATCCTGGCGTCGACGGTCATTACCGCCTCGGCGGTATCCATGTGCGGTCAGGTCGGCTGGATCGGTCTCTTAGTCCCGCACTGCGCCAGAATGCTTGTCGGAAGCAACAACCGTTATGTGGTTCCCATCAGCTTAAGTCTCGGTGCAAGCTTTATGATTCTGATTGACACACTTTCAAGAACCATCAGCGTCATCGAGCTTCCGCTGTCCATTCTGACCGCCATCATCGGAGCACCGGTCTTTATTTCACTGCTGAATAAGAACAGGAGCAATCTGCAATGA
- a CDS encoding ABC transporter substrate-binding protein: MIKKTKLTAALLTAAMVLQLAACGSNAASGTENTSDNGATAATETAAASESAESVDTETAATEDTGTHTVVDHAGNTVEVPNHITRVVIDQIPILSTYMSYFGGEAPYIVGYCGSFKDTISKTVLKNIAPELMESADTVYAQSDLNIEEIMKLEPDVILYNAGNTAHAEILQESGIPCIGFATVGHETEADPLNRYKQWLDLLEDVFGEEGRTDAFTAAGDEIVADVEARIATVPEDERPSALILWKYSDGVPQVSGNGTFGTYWMKHLGVTDVAAEATGFTQVSMEQIYEWNPDILFVDGPGLIGLTSEDVLENRVEGTDFSSIKAVQDGRVYDTTLGMWNWFTPNPDAPLVFAWLACNTYPEVFADYPLEDTIREYYHDWYGYDVTDEEMEEMLQY; encoded by the coding sequence ATGATAAAAAAGACAAAACTTACCGCTGCATTATTGACAGCTGCCATGGTACTGCAGCTTGCAGCCTGCGGAAGCAATGCGGCTTCCGGAACAGAGAATACTTCAGATAACGGAGCCACAGCAGCCACCGAGACTGCTGCCGCTTCCGAATCGGCGGAGAGCGTAGACACTGAAACTGCTGCCACCGAGGACACCGGCACCCACACCGTGGTTGACCATGCCGGCAACACTGTGGAAGTTCCGAATCACATTACCCGCGTGGTCATCGACCAGATTCCGATTCTCTCCACCTACATGTCCTATTTCGGCGGGGAAGCTCCTTATATCGTAGGCTACTGCGGTTCTTTCAAGGATACCATCTCAAAGACGGTTCTCAAAAATATCGCACCGGAGCTGATGGAATCCGCGGATACCGTCTATGCACAGAGCGATCTGAATATCGAGGAAATCATGAAGTTAGAACCGGATGTCATCTTATACAATGCCGGCAATACGGCACACGCGGAGATCTTACAGGAGAGTGGCATTCCGTGTATCGGATTTGCAACCGTCGGCCACGAGACAGAAGCTGATCCGTTAAACCGCTACAAACAGTGGCTGGATCTTCTGGAGGATGTCTTCGGTGAGGAAGGCAGAACCGATGCTTTCACTGCTGCCGGCGACGAGATTGTTGCGGATGTGGAGGCAAGGATTGCAACCGTTCCGGAGGATGAGCGCCCGAGCGCACTGATTCTGTGGAAATACAGCGACGGCGTACCACAGGTATCCGGCAACGGAACCTTTGGTACCTACTGGATGAAACACTTAGGCGTCACGGATGTTGCCGCGGAGGCAACCGGTTTTACACAGGTAAGCATGGAACAGATCTATGAGTGGAATCCGGATATTCTGTTTGTCGACGGTCCGGGACTCATCGGTCTTACCTCGGAGGACGTGCTGGAGAACAGGGTAGAGGGAACCGATTTCTCCTCCATCAAAGCTGTTCAGGACGGACGTGTCTATGACACAACGCTCGGCATGTGGAACTGGTTTACACCAAACCCGGACGCTCCGCTGGTATTCGCATGGCTTGCATGCAACACTTACCCGGAAGTTTTCGCAGACTATCCTCTGGAGGATACCATCCGTGAATATTACCATGACTGGTATGGCTACGATGTTACCGATGAGGAAATGGAGGAAATGCTTCAGTACTGA
- a CDS encoding ABC transporter ATP-binding protein — MILEIKNGCFGYPKQDIILPDINLSLEEGHILAILGPNGIGKTTLLKCMIGLLPWREGATFLYGQDIKTLKPKELWSNVSYIPQSHGFAFSYTGLEMVMLGRCSHLGVFEQPGRREIEMAEAMMEKTGITHLAKKDCNRMSGGELQMVLIARALINEPKLIILDEPETGLDFHNQILVLNMIDRLSHEDGISAIMNTHYPTNAMSVADEAFMMNHKGTFFYGSTEKVLTEKNISVSFDVNVVVNEFSHHQKKIKSIVPVSLTDKAM, encoded by the coding sequence ATGATTCTTGAAATAAAAAATGGCTGTTTTGGATATCCCAAACAGGATATAATATTACCTGATATCAATCTCTCATTAGAGGAAGGTCATATTTTAGCAATCTTAGGTCCCAACGGTATCGGAAAGACCACACTATTAAAATGCATGATCGGTCTGCTCCCCTGGAGAGAGGGTGCGACTTTTCTGTACGGGCAGGACATCAAAACATTAAAACCAAAGGAATTGTGGAGCAATGTCTCCTACATTCCGCAGAGCCACGGTTTTGCTTTTTCCTACACCGGACTGGAAATGGTTATGCTCGGCCGCTGTTCGCATCTTGGCGTTTTTGAACAGCCCGGCAGACGGGAGATTGAGATGGCGGAAGCCATGATGGAGAAAACAGGCATCACGCATCTTGCCAAAAAGGACTGCAACCGCATGAGCGGCGGAGAACTTCAGATGGTACTGATTGCGCGCGCACTGATCAATGAACCGAAGCTGATCATTCTCGACGAGCCGGAAACAGGTCTTGATTTTCACAATCAGATTCTGGTTCTCAACATGATCGACCGGCTCTCCCACGAGGACGGCATCAGCGCAATCATGAACACGCACTATCCGACCAACGCCATGTCTGTCGCCGACGAGGCTTTTATGATGAATCACAAAGGCACTTTTTTCTACGGCAGCACGGAGAAGGTTCTGACAGAAAAGAATATTTCCGTGTCCTTTGACGTCAATGTGGTTGTCAATGAGTTCAGCCATCATCAAAAAAAAATAAAGAGCATCGTACCTGTCTCCCTGACAGACAAAGCGATGTGA
- a CDS encoding DUF1848 domain-containing protein, with translation MILNTGSRTDIPAYYSDWFYERVRAGEVLVRNPYYPTQITRYRIDPAVVDALVFCTKNPLPMLDRLPLLDAFIMFWFVTITPYGREIEPRVPDKNLVAEAFCRLSESVGRERVSFRYDPVFLNETYTEQYHVEKFGEFAEKLSGYTGQCVVSFIDLYEKTRRNFPGVRSVGKEQQERLIAAFSEIAEKQHLQIHLCCENRSLVRQNVDADGCLSQSVLERAIGCRLKVPQQKRARGECSCLLGADIGAYNTCGHECLYCYANYDSRTVRENRLQHDPRSPLLIGHVQSTDIVKDAIQRSWKDPQMSIFDLY, from the coding sequence ATGATACTGAATACAGGAAGCAGGACAGACATACCGGCGTATTACAGCGACTGGTTCTATGAGCGGGTCCGCGCGGGAGAAGTTCTGGTGCGCAATCCGTATTATCCCACGCAGATAACAAGATACCGGATCGACCCTGCGGTGGTGGATGCACTTGTATTCTGTACGAAAAATCCGCTGCCTATGCTGGACCGCCTTCCGCTGCTGGATGCGTTTATCATGTTCTGGTTTGTGACGATCACGCCTTACGGCAGGGAGATAGAACCTCGTGTGCCTGATAAGAACCTCGTCGCGGAGGCATTTTGCAGATTGTCGGAGAGCGTGGGAAGAGAACGTGTCAGCTTCCGTTATGATCCCGTCTTTTTAAATGAGACCTACACCGAGCAGTATCATGTGGAAAAGTTCGGGGAGTTTGCAGAGAAGCTGTCCGGATATACCGGGCAGTGCGTGGTGAGTTTTATTGATTTATATGAAAAAACCAGGCGGAACTTTCCGGGCGTAAGGAGCGTCGGAAAGGAGCAGCAGGAGCGTCTGATTGCGGCGTTTTCCGAGATAGCGGAAAAGCAGCATCTTCAGATTCATCTGTGCTGTGAGAACCGCAGTCTTGTCCGGCAGAATGTGGATGCGGACGGTTGTTTATCGCAGTCTGTATTGGAACGTGCCATCGGGTGCAGATTGAAGGTGCCACAGCAGAAACGGGCGAGAGGTGAGTGCTCCTGCCTGCTCGGCGCAGACATCGGTGCTTATAACACCTGCGGACATGAATGTCTGTACTGCTATGCCAACTATGACAGCCGCACCGTCCGGGAGAACCGGCTGCAGCATGATCCCCGCTCGCCGCTTCTGATCGGGCATGTGCAGAGCACAGACATTGTAAAAGATGCAATCCAGCGTTCCTGGAAAGATCCACAGATGAGTATTTTTGATTTGTATTGA
- the panD gene encoding aspartate 1-decarboxylase, with protein sequence MTITMLKAKIHRATVTQAELDYVGSITVDMDLLEQAGILEYEKVQIVDVNNGSRFETYTIAGERGSGVMCLNGAAARMVQTGDKIILMAYAQVTPEEASELRPTVLFVDEKNKVTKVTNYEKHGEIG encoded by the coding sequence ATGACAATTACAATGTTAAAAGCAAAAATACACCGCGCAACAGTAACACAAGCGGAATTAGACTACGTCGGGAGCATTACCGTGGATATGGATCTGCTGGAGCAGGCGGGAATCCTGGAATACGAGAAGGTACAGATCGTGGATGTCAACAACGGCTCCCGCTTTGAGACCTACACGATTGCCGGGGAGCGCGGCAGCGGCGTGATGTGCTTAAACGGTGCGGCGGCACGCATGGTGCAGACCGGCGACAAGATTATTCTGATGGCATACGCGCAGGTGACGCCGGAGGAAGCATCAGAGCTTCGTCCAACGGTGCTTTTCGTGGATGAGAAAAATAAAGTCACAAAGGTGACAAATTACGAAAAACACGGAGAAATCGGATAA
- a CDS encoding cupin domain-containing protein, translating to MSEGVFTIAAKRPIREEMTISRNTGLGTSNSATWFSLGAGTSITPESYDTMSIYIGAAGTGTFLIGEQPETMDLHPDEILLVPERTLCGVKTGEGCIYTEIITKKENTMNDLVKTKEVLNLKELISYEEGSIANVDIVHNDTMKFVLMAFDEGTGLTPHRAPGNAILTALEGTAVIGYEGTDYTLNAGESFRFEKNGLHSVTAKGRFKMSLLLVLE from the coding sequence ATGTCAGAAGGCGTATTTACCATCGCAGCAAAGCGTCCGATCCGCGAGGAGATGACCATCTCACGAAATACCGGACTCGGCACTTCCAATTCCGCTACCTGGTTTTCCCTGGGCGCAGGCACATCCATCACACCGGAAAGCTACGATACGATGTCCATCTATATCGGAGCTGCCGGCACCGGAACGTTTCTCATCGGTGAACAGCCGGAAACAATGGATCTGCACCCGGATGAGATATTGCTCGTACCGGAGAGAACTCTCTGTGGTGTCAAAACCGGCGAGGGTTGTATCTATACAGAAATTATTACAAAAAAGGAGAACACTATGAACGATCTTGTAAAAACAAAAGAGGTATTGAATCTGAAGGAACTGATCTCTTACGAGGAGGGAAGCATTGCAAACGTGGATATCGTACACAACGACACGATGAAGTTTGTCCTCATGGCATTCGATGAGGGTACCGGACTGACACCACACCGCGCACCAGGCAACGCAATCCTGACCGCGCTTGAGGGTACAGCTGTCATCGGATACGAGGGTACCGACTATACCTTAAACGCAGGTGAGAGCTTCCGTTTTGAGAAGAACGGTCTGCACAGCGTAACCGCAAAGGGACGTTTCAAAATGTCTCTGCTGCTTGTTCTGGAATAA
- a CDS encoding Crp/Fnr family transcriptional regulator produces the protein MLELTNSLFYLISKTEGGCSGNRKYMIIETALYQDVLEHSSIFRQLPKDKYPNVLRCLNARVVDYPQDASIAALGDSSGCSGILLTGMLEEYLVDENGNQIIINHLRSGDVFGAESVCAGQVASHVYIHTVEKSKILMLDFAALLSEKTFSCSCRMQVTTNLMQEFARQVMFFNSKIRILSQKKLRDKLKIYLQTLEIAPDGTVCLPYTRRELSEYLYADRSALSRELCKMRDEGILNFSGSRLQILDPDFLAI, from the coding sequence ATGTTAGAGTTGACTAACTCATTATTTTACCTGATTTCAAAAACGGAGGGCGGTTGCAGCGGCAACCGGAAATATATGATTATTGAAACAGCTCTATATCAGGATGTACTGGAACATTCCAGTATCTTCCGCCAATTACCAAAAGATAAATATCCCAATGTCCTGCGCTGCTTAAATGCGCGCGTGGTCGATTATCCGCAGGATGCATCCATCGCCGCACTCGGGGATTCCTCCGGCTGCTCCGGCATTCTGCTCACCGGCATGCTGGAAGAATATCTGGTCGACGAAAACGGGAACCAGATCATCATCAATCATCTGCGAAGCGGCGATGTCTTCGGCGCCGAGTCTGTGTGTGCCGGACAGGTAGCGAGTCATGTCTACATTCACACCGTGGAAAAAAGCAAGATCCTGATGCTCGATTTTGCCGCGCTCTTGTCGGAAAAAACATTTTCCTGCTCCTGCCGTATGCAGGTCACCACCAATCTGATGCAGGAATTTGCGCGCCAGGTGATGTTTTTTAACAGCAAAATACGGATTCTCAGTCAGAAAAAGCTGCGGGACAAGTTAAAGATCTATCTGCAGACGTTAGAGATCGCACCGGACGGAACGGTCTGCCTTCCTTACACCCGCAGAGAACTCTCGGAATATCTCTACGCGGACCGGAGCGCTCTCTCCCGCGAACTTTGCAAAATGCGCGACGAGGGGATTCTGAATTTTTCGGGTTCCAGGCTGCAGATTCTTGATCCGGATTTTCTGGCAATATAA
- the panC gene encoding pantoate--beta-alanine ligase gives MKIVSTIEEVRAQVKEWKKEGLSIGFVPTMGYLHEGHMSLIDAAGENDRVVVSIFVNPMQFGPTEDLASYPRDLKHDAKLCEEHDVDLIFHPTPEEMYGDQFYSYVDMDVLTKELCGLSRPVHFRGVCTVVTKLFNIVTPDRAYFGQKDAQQLAVIKRMVKDLNMPLTITGCPIIREEDGLAKSSRNTYLSPEERKAALVLSRSIFLGKEMVEKGERDCKKILASMTAEIEKEPLAKIDYVKIVDLDTMQQVEKIDRGILAAIAVYIGKTRLIDNFMYELEN, from the coding sequence ATGAAAATCGTATCAACCATAGAAGAAGTAAGAGCACAGGTAAAGGAGTGGAAAAAGGAAGGACTTTCGATCGGTTTTGTGCCGACCATGGGCTACCTGCATGAGGGACATATGAGTTTGATCGATGCAGCCGGAGAGAATGACAGAGTCGTTGTGAGTATTTTTGTCAATCCGATGCAGTTTGGGCCGACGGAGGATCTCGCAAGCTATCCGAGAGATCTGAAACATGATGCAAAGCTCTGCGAGGAGCACGACGTGGATCTCATTTTCCATCCAACGCCGGAGGAGATGTACGGGGATCAGTTCTATTCCTATGTCGATATGGATGTACTGACCAAGGAGCTTTGCGGACTCAGCAGACCGGTACACTTCCGCGGCGTGTGCACGGTTGTGACGAAGCTTTTCAATATTGTGACGCCGGACCGCGCATATTTCGGACAGAAAGACGCGCAGCAGCTTGCGGTTATCAAGAGAATGGTAAAAGATCTGAACATGCCGCTTACGATTACCGGCTGCCCGATCATCCGAGAGGAGGACGGACTTGCAAAAAGTTCCCGTAACACCTATCTGTCGCCGGAAGAGCGGAAGGCAGCGCTTGTGTTGAGCCGTTCCATCTTCCTCGGAAAAGAGATGGTGGAAAAGGGAGAGCGCGACTGCAAAAAAATTCTTGCCTCAATGACAGCGGAGATTGAAAAAGAGCCGCTTGCAAAGATTGATTATGTAAAAATCGTAGATCTTGACACGATGCAGCAGGTGGAGAAGATCGACAGAGGAATCCTTGCCGCGATAGCAGTCTATATCGGAAAGACAAGACTGATCGATAATTTTATGTATGAATTGGAGAACTAA
- a CDS encoding putative ABC transporter permease — translation MPQNFYELVWIFIIYAFIGWCTEVSYAALDTGKFVNRGFLNGPYCPIYGCGVVIVVAILTPLKENLLILFAGSFLLTSVLEYITGYILEKVFHNKWWDYSDKPFNIKGYVCLKFSIYWGLACTFIMDIIHPIIYAAIRFIPFVLGVVLLSIIMCVFAADCIITVTTILKFNKRLKVMDEMAASIHRLSDEIGENIYENVTDVIEKSEKFQKTHVELMDKISETKENIYGLPQTAKDKLAETTGAAKDKLAETTGAAKDKFAETTGAAKDKLAETTGAAKDKLSETKESISELPQTAKNKLAEKAENYAASREEKKRERELALEEKKRERAELMERYEKLYEEKSFGFQRLMKAFPDMKSRDNNETLEKFKIHFNIKKKDENKKDQAS, via the coding sequence ATGCCGCAGAATTTTTATGAACTGGTCTGGATTTTTATTATCTATGCATTTATCGGCTGGTGTACCGAGGTATCCTACGCAGCACTCGATACCGGAAAGTTCGTGAACCGTGGATTTTTGAACGGTCCGTACTGTCCGATCTACGGGTGCGGCGTGGTGATTGTGGTGGCCATCCTGACACCTCTGAAAGAAAATCTGCTGATCCTGTTTGCAGGATCTTTTCTTCTTACCTCTGTGCTGGAGTACATTACGGGTTATATTCTGGAAAAAGTATTTCACAACAAGTGGTGGGACTATTCTGACAAGCCATTCAACATCAAAGGTTACGTCTGCCTGAAGTTTTCGATCTACTGGGGACTGGCATGTACCTTTATCATGGATATCATTCATCCGATCATTTATGCAGCCATACGCTTTATTCCGTTCGTGCTTGGCGTAGTGCTGCTCAGTATTATCATGTGCGTGTTCGCGGCAGACTGCATCATCACGGTCACGACGATTCTGAAATTCAATAAGCGCTTAAAGGTCATGGATGAGATGGCGGCGTCTATTCACCGGCTGTCCGATGAGATCGGCGAAAATATCTATGAAAATGTGACAGACGTTATTGAAAAATCCGAGAAATTCCAGAAAACACATGTGGAGCTGATGGATAAGATCAGCGAGACGAAGGAAAATATTTACGGGCTGCCGCAGACAGCGAAGGATAAACTTGCGGAGACGACGGGAGCGGCGAAGGATAAGCTTGCGGAGACGACGGGAGCAGCAAAGGATAAATTTGCGGAGACGACAGGGGCAGCGAAGGATAAGCTTGCGGAGACGACGGGAGCGGCGAAGGATAAGCTTTCAGAGACCAAGGAGAGTATTTCGGAACTGCCGCAGACAGCGAAGAACAAGCTTGCCGAGAAGGCAGAGAATTATGCAGCTTCCCGTGAGGAGAAAAAGCGCGAACGCGAACTTGCACTCGAGGAGAAAAAGCGCGAGCGTGCAGAACTTATGGAGCGCTACGAGAAGCTGTACGAGGAGAAAAGCTTTGGTTTTCAGCGTCTGATGAAGGCATTCCCGGATATGAAGTCGCGGGATAACAACGAGACGCTGGAAAAATTCAAGATTCACTTTAATATCAAAAAGAAAGACGAAAACAAAAAAGATCAGGCATCCTAA
- a CDS encoding Gfo/Idh/MocA family protein codes for MKKELNWAVLGCGVIANEMAQALEHMGKHLYAVGNRTHEKAVTFAEKYGVQKVYDDFQEMFHDPDVDVIYITTPHNTHIEFAREALAGGKHVLCEKSVMLNSRELAEAIALAEEHHVVFAEAMTIWHMPLYKKLWQIVETGDGEIPALGKVQFIQLNFGSYKEYNMKNRFFNMNLAGGALLDIGVYALSIARSFMSSQPDQVLSQVKYAPTGADEQEGILLMNPDGQMAALSLSLHSKQPKRAVISCEKGYIEIMEYPRADRAIVVEAETGKVHEITAGATADALLYEMTDMEDAILNGNTGVMRLKDTRDVMELMTGLRKEWNMKYPGEEW; via the coding sequence ATGAAAAAAGAGTTGAACTGGGCAGTATTGGGATGCGGTGTCATCGCAAATGAAATGGCACAGGCCTTAGAGCATATGGGAAAGCATCTCTACGCGGTCGGCAACCGCACACATGAGAAAGCGGTCACATTTGCGGAGAAGTACGGTGTACAGAAGGTATACGACGATTTTCAGGAAATGTTCCATGATCCCGACGTCGATGTCATTTATATTACCACGCCGCACAATACGCATATCGAATTCGCCCGCGAGGCACTTGCAGGCGGGAAGCATGTGCTCTGTGAAAAATCAGTCATGTTAAACAGCCGTGAGCTTGCGGAGGCGATTGCGCTTGCAGAGGAGCACCATGTTGTGTTTGCGGAGGCGATGACGATCTGGCATATGCCTTTATATAAGAAGCTCTGGCAGATTGTTGAGACGGGGGATGGAGAGATTCCGGCACTCGGGAAGGTGCAGTTTATCCAGCTCAATTTCGGAAGCTACAAGGAATATAATATGAAGAACCGGTTCTTCAATATGAATCTGGCGGGCGGAGCACTCTTAGACATCGGTGTCTATGCACTTTCCATTGCAAGAAGCTTTATGTCAAGCCAGCCTGATCAAGTACTTTCCCAGGTAAAATACGCACCGACCGGCGCGGATGAACAGGAGGGAATTCTTCTGATGAATCCGGACGGACAGATGGCGGCGCTGTCGCTGTCCCTACACTCCAAACAGCCAAAGCGCGCTGTAATCAGCTGTGAAAAAGGATATATAGAGATCATGGAATATCCGCGCGCCGACCGTGCTATCGTTGTGGAAGCAGAGACCGGAAAGGTGCATGAGATCACGGCAGGTGCAACGGCGGATGCATTATTGTATGAAATGACAGACATGGAAGATGCTATCTTGAACGGAAATACCGGGGTAATGCGCTTAAAAGATACCCGTGACGTCATGGAACTCATGACCGGTCTGCGCAAAGAGTGGAACATGAAATATCCGGGAGAAGAGTGGTAA